From a single Granulicella aggregans genomic region:
- a CDS encoding YcbK family protein, protein MPLNLATSIRRLTSAPQILTFAALGVLLVACPAASARSTARHKHPRLHAMKHLLLNVSLPGMGLIPYDDDDVPDGSEDGQKFELKLARQSGEIIDVVYRVGDTYIPEALDQLSSFLHDSHNDEVKDYDPRTFDVLHTILAKLDRSSSMIEILSAYRTQETNDALRASGTTNAAEHSQHIEAKALDIRVPGVPAANLRDAALSLGAGGVGYYPKSQFIHVDTGPVREWTYAPHAHRAAHSRHHRRHA, encoded by the coding sequence TTGCCACTGAATCTCGCCACCTCGATCCGCCGCCTCACGTCCGCCCCCCAAATTCTCACGTTCGCCGCCCTCGGAGTGCTGTTAGTTGCTTGCCCTGCGGCCAGCGCGCGCAGTACCGCACGTCACAAGCACCCACGTCTGCACGCGATGAAGCACCTGCTGCTCAACGTGAGCCTGCCTGGAATGGGCCTGATCCCCTACGACGATGACGATGTGCCGGATGGATCGGAGGATGGCCAGAAGTTCGAGCTCAAGCTGGCCCGCCAGAGTGGCGAGATCATCGACGTTGTCTACAGGGTCGGCGACACGTATATCCCCGAGGCTTTGGACCAGCTTAGTTCCTTTCTGCACGACAGCCACAACGACGAGGTGAAAGACTACGATCCGCGCACCTTTGACGTGCTGCACACGATCCTCGCGAAGCTGGACCGGTCCAGCAGCATGATCGAGATCCTGAGCGCCTATCGGACGCAGGAGACGAACGATGCGCTCCGTGCTAGTGGAACGACGAACGCAGCCGAGCATTCGCAGCATATCGAGGCCAAGGCCCTCGATATCCGGGTCCCTGGCGTTCCTGCGGCGAATCTGCGGGATGCTGCGCTTTCCCTTGGAGCGGGCGGCGTAGGGTACTATCCCAAAAGCCAGTTCATTCACGTGGATACCGGACCGGTGCGGGAGTGGACTTACGCGCCGCATGCACATAGGGCCGCTCACTCTCGTCACCACCGCCGTCATGCCTAA
- a CDS encoding SDR family oxidoreductase: MEKRMTTPAGIAATVVFLLWPMSGHTTGQHVFVDGGYVHLDRASTAG, from the coding sequence CTGGAGAAGCGGATGACGACGCCCGCGGGGATCGCGGCGACGGTGGTGTTTCTGCTATGGCCGATGTCGGGACATACGACCGGGCAGCATGTGTTTGTCGATGGCGGGTATGTGCATCTGGATCGGGCGAGTACGGCGGGGTAG
- a CDS encoding aldose epimerase family protein, with amino-acid sequence MTTSIAAHGAVTKASFGKLPDGTAVDKYTLKSPSLEVGLITYGARIVSIKTADKSGKVADVALGYNDIEGYVADNKTYVGSVVGRYGNRIALGKFSLDGKAYTIPTNNNANTLHGGTVGFDKKVWDAKEIPGGVEFTLVSPDGDMGYPGTLTAHVKYTIHGDALHIDYSATTTKDTVLNLTNHTYFNLSGEGSGLILGEYITIDADHYTPVDSGLIPTGELAPVAGTPFDLRKPTEIGKADPDANPQMKLGGGYDHNWVLNGKMGELHLAAKVFDPATGRVLTVTTTEPGVQFYAGTSIPGLFKGKAGVVYVKNAGFCLETQHFPDSPNHPKFPSTELKPGQTMHSTTVFTFTVEK; translated from the coding sequence ATGACAACCTCTATCGCGGCGCACGGCGCAGTCACCAAGGCCTCCTTCGGCAAGCTGCCTGACGGCACGGCAGTCGACAAGTACACCCTGAAGAGCCCCAGCCTTGAAGTTGGCCTCATCACCTACGGAGCGCGCATCGTCTCCATCAAGACCGCCGACAAGTCTGGCAAGGTCGCCGACGTCGCCCTCGGCTACAACGACATCGAAGGCTACGTCGCGGACAACAAGACCTACGTCGGCTCCGTCGTCGGCCGCTACGGCAACCGCATCGCGCTTGGCAAGTTCTCGCTTGACGGCAAGGCCTACACCATCCCCACCAACAACAACGCGAACACCTTGCACGGCGGCACCGTCGGCTTCGACAAGAAGGTCTGGGACGCCAAAGAGATTCCCGGCGGCGTCGAGTTCACCCTCGTCTCGCCCGACGGCGACATGGGCTACCCCGGCACCCTCACCGCCCATGTGAAGTACACCATCCACGGCGACGCCCTCCACATCGACTACTCCGCCACCACCACCAAGGACACCGTCCTCAACCTAACCAACCACACCTACTTCAACCTCTCGGGCGAGGGCAGCGGTCTCATCCTCGGCGAATACATCACCATCGACGCCGACCACTACACCCCCGTCGACTCCGGCCTCATCCCCACCGGCGAACTCGCCCCCGTCGCCGGAACGCCCTTCGACCTGCGCAAGCCCACCGAGATCGGCAAGGCCGACCCGGACGCCAACCCGCAGATGAAGCTCGGCGGCGGCTACGACCACAACTGGGTGCTGAATGGAAAGATGGGCGAACTTCATCTCGCCGCCAAGGTCTTCGACCCGGCCACCGGCCGCGTCCTCACCGTCACCACCACCGAGCCCGGCGTCCAGTTCTACGCCGGCACATCCATCCCCGGACTCTTCAAGGGCAAGGCGGGCGTCGTCTACGTGAAGAACGCCGGCTTCTGCCTGGAGACCCAGCACTTCCCGGACTCCCCAAACCACCCCAAGTTCCCCAGCACGGAACTAAAGCCCGGCCAGACCATGCACAGCACTACGGTCTTTACGTTTACCGTCGAGAAGTAG
- a CDS encoding SGNH/GDSL hydrolase family protein — MSSVGRVVVGLGLAIALGVGTGHAASPQDHWVGTWATAPLGEANKADGPGSADMTLREIVHVSRGGDRVRVEFTNEFGTDPLTIGAAHAALSAGGSEIKLASANALTFGGKSSITIPPGAMVVSDPADLKLPALSDLAISVFIPAQPLTHVTQHTFADQTNYMAPGNVVGEKTLTAPEIFKQWRFVKGVDVLGAASDGAIVTLGDSITDGAYATENGNARWPDVLARRLQADKKLNGLGVLNQGIGGNRVLRDGYGPSAEARFDRDVMAQAGVKYLIIMEGINDIGNATSPTNPHDPVTTEEMIAGLNQLVERAHIHGIKVIGATLTPYVGAKYQSDAGEKIRLAVNDWIRLNKSLDGLIDFDMVTRDPANPSMFLPVMDHGDHLHPGDAGYKAMGEAVDLKLFGGK, encoded by the coding sequence ATGAGCAGTGTTGGGCGTGTGGTCGTGGGTTTGGGTCTGGCAATTGCTTTGGGCGTCGGAACAGGTCATGCAGCGTCACCGCAGGACCATTGGGTGGGGACGTGGGCTACGGCTCCGCTGGGTGAAGCGAATAAGGCCGACGGGCCGGGATCAGCGGACATGACGCTACGCGAGATTGTGCATGTCTCGCGCGGCGGCGACAGGGTTCGGGTGGAGTTTACGAATGAGTTTGGGACTGATCCGCTGACCATTGGCGCAGCCCATGCAGCGCTGAGCGCGGGTGGAAGCGAGATCAAGCTGGCATCAGCGAATGCGCTGACCTTTGGCGGCAAAAGCTCGATCACGATCCCGCCCGGAGCGATGGTGGTGAGCGATCCGGCGGACTTGAAGCTGCCCGCGCTGTCGGACCTGGCAATCAGCGTCTTTATCCCAGCGCAGCCGCTCACGCACGTGACGCAGCACACCTTCGCCGATCAGACGAATTACATGGCTCCAGGCAATGTCGTTGGCGAGAAGACGCTGACTGCGCCGGAGATATTCAAGCAGTGGCGTTTCGTGAAGGGCGTCGACGTGCTGGGAGCCGCGAGCGACGGGGCGATTGTGACGCTGGGCGACTCGATCACCGATGGTGCCTATGCGACGGAGAACGGGAATGCTCGCTGGCCGGATGTGCTCGCACGCAGACTTCAGGCGGACAAGAAGCTGAATGGGCTGGGCGTGTTGAATCAGGGCATCGGCGGCAACCGCGTGCTACGAGACGGCTACGGGCCTTCGGCAGAGGCTCGCTTCGACCGCGACGTGATGGCGCAGGCGGGCGTGAAGTATCTCATCATCATGGAAGGCATCAACGACATCGGCAACGCGACCAGTCCCACGAATCCGCATGATCCGGTGACGACAGAGGAGATGATCGCCGGCCTCAATCAACTCGTTGAGCGGGCACACATCCACGGTATCAAGGTGATTGGCGCGACGCTGACACCGTATGTCGGTGCGAAGTATCAGTCCGATGCGGGAGAGAAAATTCGCCTCGCCGTGAACGACTGGATTCGGTTGAATAAGTCGTTGGACGGATTGATCGACTTCGACATGGTGACGCGCGACCCCGCGAATCCATCGATGTTTCTGCCTGTGATGGACCACGGCGACCACCTGCATCCGGGAGACGCGGGATATAAGGCGATGGGTGAGGCGGTGGATCTGAAGCTGTTTGGCGGGAAGTAG
- the ndk gene encoding nucleoside-diphosphate kinase, translating into MSQRTFSIIKPDAVRKGYTAAILAEIEKAGFKIVAIKRISISNAQAEGFYHVHSARPFFGSLTQFMSSGPIFPMVLEKDNAIADLRKLMGATNPANAEEGTIRKKFAGSIEENAIHGSDAEDTAAFEIGYFFAGLELA; encoded by the coding sequence ATGTCACAGCGCACCTTCAGCATCATCAAGCCGGACGCCGTCCGCAAGGGTTACACCGCCGCCATCCTCGCCGAGATCGAGAAGGCCGGCTTCAAGATCGTTGCCATCAAGCGCATCAGCATCTCGAACGCGCAGGCCGAGGGCTTCTACCACGTCCACTCCGCCCGTCCGTTCTTCGGGTCCTTGACTCAGTTCATGTCCAGCGGCCCCATCTTCCCGATGGTGCTCGAGAAGGACAACGCGATCGCCGACCTGCGCAAGCTGATGGGCGCAACGAATCCCGCGAACGCTGAGGAAGGGACGATTCGCAAGAAGTTCGCCGGATCGATCGAAGAGAACGCCATCCACGGCTCCGACGCAGAAGATACCGCTGCGTTTGAAATCGGCTACTTCTTCGCTGGTCTCGAACTGGCGTAA
- a CDS encoding alpha/beta hydrolase-fold protein — protein sequence MQINDTPRSQIVFGMTVDGVKPGQPMKLEANAAGYPVRKLADVPEGDYTVQAVLNIYQTFHRADGHTIKLAPDRGEGQHWNIAPGNLYSKPVKLHIGPKGAPIKLTLDQVIPPIKPEPDTKYIRHIKIQSDLLSKFWGTPVYLSAIVLVPEGFDEHPQAHFPLMIFHDHFVDGIEDFRTTPPDPDLKPDYSQRFHLAGYNRIQQQEAYNEYKLWSGPNFPRVLVVKIQHANPYYDDSYAVDSANLGPYGSAIEKELIPAIEKQFRGIGQGWARFVYGGSTGGWESLAVQLFNPDFYNGAFAACPDPVDFHAYMTTDLYSQKNMFYIQGANKQVEQPAMRDYLGHTLISVRDNIAYEAALGDHGRSGEQFDIWQAVYSPVGADGYPQPIFDKETGEIDLKVAAYWKEHFDLNAKLQREWTTIGPKLRGKIHLYVGSDDTYFLNDAVYLMEDFLKTTGTPGVGVPYEGEVLYGPRAEHCWNGDPSLPNAYSRLHYNTMYLPKIMDRIAKTAPAGADVTSWKY from the coding sequence ATGCAGATCAACGACACGCCGCGTTCGCAGATCGTCTTCGGCATGACGGTCGATGGCGTGAAGCCCGGTCAGCCGATGAAGCTCGAGGCCAACGCCGCCGGCTACCCGGTGCGCAAGCTCGCTGACGTACCCGAGGGCGACTACACCGTGCAGGCGGTGCTGAACATCTACCAGACCTTCCACCGCGCCGATGGCCACACCATCAAGCTCGCGCCGGACCGTGGCGAAGGCCAGCACTGGAACATCGCTCCGGGCAATCTCTACAGCAAGCCGGTGAAGCTGCACATCGGGCCGAAGGGCGCGCCGATCAAGCTGACGCTCGATCAGGTCATTCCGCCGATCAAGCCAGAGCCGGACACGAAGTACATTCGCCACATCAAGATTCAATCTGACCTGCTCTCGAAGTTCTGGGGTACGCCCGTCTATCTCTCGGCGATCGTGCTTGTGCCCGAAGGCTTCGATGAGCACCCGCAGGCGCACTTCCCGCTCATGATCTTCCACGACCACTTTGTCGACGGCATCGAGGACTTCCGCACCACGCCGCCCGATCCTGACCTCAAGCCCGACTACTCCCAGCGCTTTCACCTCGCTGGATACAACCGCATCCAGCAGCAGGAGGCGTACAACGAGTACAAGCTGTGGAGTGGCCCGAATTTTCCGCGTGTTCTCGTTGTCAAGATTCAGCACGCTAATCCGTACTACGACGACTCCTATGCGGTCGACTCCGCCAATCTTGGCCCTTACGGTAGCGCCATCGAGAAAGAGCTGATTCCAGCGATCGAGAAGCAGTTCCGCGGCATCGGCCAGGGTTGGGCGCGCTTCGTCTACGGCGGATCGACCGGCGGCTGGGAGTCGCTTGCGGTACAACTCTTCAACCCCGACTTCTATAACGGTGCCTTCGCCGCTTGCCCGGACCCGGTCGACTTCCACGCCTACATGACGACCGATCTGTACTCGCAGAAGAACATGTTCTACATCCAGGGTGCGAACAAGCAGGTCGAGCAGCCCGCCATGCGCGACTACCTCGGCCACACGCTGATCAGCGTCCGCGACAACATCGCGTATGAAGCGGCTTTGGGCGATCACGGCCGCTCCGGCGAGCAGTTCGACATCTGGCAGGCCGTCTACTCGCCCGTCGGTGCGGACGGCTACCCGCAGCCCATCTTCGACAAGGAGACCGGCGAGATCGACCTCAAGGTCGCCGCCTATTGGAAGGAGCACTTCGACCTGAACGCGAAGCTGCAGCGGGAATGGACGACGATTGGGCCAAAGCTCCGGGGCAAGATCCATCTCTACGTCGGCAGCGACGATACCTACTTCCTGAACGACGCCGTCTATCTGATGGAGGACTTCCTCAAGACCACCGGCACGCCCGGCGTTGGCGTTCCGTATGAGGGCGAAGTCCTCTACGGCCCCCGCGCCGAACACTGCTGGAACGGCGATCCCTCGCTGCCAAATGCGTACTCCCGGCTGCACTACAACACCATGTACCTGCCGAAGATCATGGATCGCATCGCGAAGACCGCCCCGGCTGGCGCTGATGTTACGAGCTGGAAGTACTAG
- a CDS encoding glycoside hydrolase family 30 protein: protein MTTKRWTRRRVLTTSMAAAAMAMGGTATSAIAQMPAPEVLEDERISMVTTTEASAWQKGKVLKPTFQWELLNLNIDSAKTVGRPMEGFGGCFNELGWTSLSALGESDRETVIRELFHPTEGARFTYCRMPIGANDYATEPYSLDETDGDFALQHFSIDHDRATLIPFIHAAIKQQPELKLWASPWTPPSWMKRNHFYAEAKAFAGMKENGIRPDQLGHDGEDMFIQKPEYFKAYAEYFGKFIDAYRAEGIRVGMVMPQNEFNSAQNFPSCTWTPEGLARFIRELGPQMRKRDVDVFFGTLERGNPKLLETVMLDKEAGSHIKGVGVQWAGKNAVATIHDEYPQLAIFQSEQECGDGKNSWSYAGYCWELMKQYFRSGATGYMYWNISTADGGVSTWGWPQNSLISVNTAEKTFRFNHDFYLLKHLTHFVDVGAKIARATGTCDDVLAFVNPGGTAVALLRNELSVPRLVQITADHTTFAVELPPDSISTVKMKLK from the coding sequence ATGACGACGAAGCGCTGGACACGCCGGCGAGTTCTGACAACTTCCATGGCCGCGGCAGCCATGGCTATGGGAGGCACGGCGACCTCCGCGATAGCTCAGATGCCCGCTCCCGAGGTCCTTGAAGACGAACGCATCTCCATGGTGACGACGACCGAGGCCAGCGCATGGCAGAAGGGCAAGGTCCTCAAGCCGACGTTTCAGTGGGAGCTACTGAACCTGAACATCGACTCCGCGAAGACAGTAGGACGGCCGATGGAGGGCTTTGGCGGCTGCTTCAACGAGCTTGGCTGGACGTCGCTGAGCGCGCTTGGTGAAAGCGATCGCGAGACGGTGATTCGCGAGCTCTTCCATCCCACCGAAGGCGCGCGGTTCACCTACTGCCGCATGCCCATCGGCGCGAACGACTACGCCACCGAACCCTACAGCCTCGACGAAACCGATGGCGACTTCGCGCTGCAGCACTTCAGCATCGACCATGACCGCGCGACGCTGATTCCCTTTATCCACGCAGCCATAAAGCAGCAGCCAGAGCTGAAGCTGTGGGCTTCGCCATGGACGCCGCCGAGCTGGATGAAGCGCAATCACTTCTACGCCGAAGCGAAGGCCTTTGCGGGCATGAAGGAGAATGGCATTCGCCCGGACCAGCTAGGCCACGATGGCGAAGACATGTTTATCCAGAAGCCGGAGTATTTCAAGGCCTACGCGGAATACTTCGGCAAATTCATCGATGCCTATCGCGCGGAAGGCATCCGCGTCGGCATGGTTATGCCGCAGAACGAGTTCAACTCCGCGCAGAACTTTCCCAGTTGCACGTGGACGCCCGAGGGGCTCGCGCGCTTCATTCGTGAGCTTGGCCCGCAGATGCGGAAACGCGATGTCGACGTCTTCTTTGGGACGCTCGAACGCGGCAACCCGAAGCTGCTTGAGACCGTGATGCTGGACAAGGAAGCGGGCAGCCATATCAAAGGCGTCGGTGTGCAGTGGGCGGGTAAGAACGCGGTCGCGACAATCCACGACGAGTACCCGCAACTCGCGATCTTTCAATCCGAGCAGGAGTGCGGTGACGGAAAGAATAGCTGGAGCTACGCCGGCTACTGCTGGGAGTTGATGAAGCAGTACTTCCGCAGTGGCGCGACCGGCTATATGTACTGGAACATTTCTACCGCGGATGGCGGCGTAAGCACCTGGGGATGGCCGCAGAACTCTCTGATCAGCGTGAATACGGCGGAGAAGACCTTCCGTTTCAACCATGACTTTTACCTGCTGAAGCACCTCACGCATTTCGTTGATGTCGGCGCAAAGATTGCGCGGGCGACGGGGACCTGCGACGACGTGCTCGCGTTCGTCAATCCGGGCGGCACGGCGGTGGCACTCTTGCGCAACGAGCTCTCAGTGCCTCGGCTGGTACAGATTACCGCCGATCACACTACATTTGCGGTGGAACTTCCACCAGACTCCATCAGTACAGTTAAGATGAAGCTGAAGTAA
- a CDS encoding M16 family metallopeptidase, which produces MKIFTSPKSLLRTAASLLLLGAGLPCVAADAPAKLKLPELKYERFTLPNGLVVLTHEDHRLPLVAVDLWYHVGPLNEREGRTGFAHLFEHMMFEGSEHVGEKAHIKYVQGAGATDVNGTTNFDRTNYFETMPANQLELAMWLESDRMGFLLEGLDRVKLTNQRDVVRNERRQHEGSPYDLAEEAGYHLLFPKGHPYYASVIGSHADIEAARIADIRDFHQHFYTPNNASIAIAGDFKPAELKALLMKYFAPIPAGPKVDPVNVVTPAITTQKRETVTDTVKLTRLDFFFLLPAAYKPGDADAQLLSHILGGAKASRLDQELVYKRQIAQAVSCDDDALTLTSVFSCSITVKPNVKADEIEAAFWEQIAKLQTEGPTQDELDSARTVDLTRKITGLQRLGGFGGIADTLNSYNQIAGDPGYLPKDIARFEAATTASVKGVAAKYLNKNQAVVVTTVPGKKVVDDVPRSPENTDADVKLVNPYTPEFEKAQEWRKTVPKPGPELAFHLPVPTTFTLKNGLKVYLIEDSNLPVVAATLVSRAGGEANPTDKPGLASFTASMLGEGTELRTSTQLAEAAERLGTRVGVGAGMDSASGGISVLSNHADAALDLLADVVEHPAFRPQDIDRLRKQRLIGIQQESDNVGAIAQRVVPHVLYGDQPYGFTGSGTTASVEGISRDELKAFWAGHYGPADSALIFAGDIKEREARELAEKHFGAWTGAATGAVTLPPPPAPPTPRVVLVDKPGSPQSALQAAGLGVPRTSPDLEAIQVLNYTLGASFASRINMNLREVHGYTYGARSGFSLYREGGPFTAGGLVKTDVTAAAAKELDFELKRILTVPPSDAEMKSAKDALVQSIPALFETTAATAGAMSSIFLYDRPLDYYSKLPERYTKVDLADVIRVSKETIHPDQLVYVIVGDKTKIEQSLKDLNLAPIEYRDALGNVVK; this is translated from the coding sequence ATGAAGATATTCACTTCCCCGAAGAGCTTGCTCCGCACCGCCGCATCGCTGCTGTTGCTCGGCGCGGGACTGCCTTGCGTTGCTGCCGACGCCCCCGCGAAGTTAAAGCTGCCCGAGCTAAAGTACGAACGCTTTACATTGCCAAACGGCCTCGTCGTGCTGACGCACGAAGACCACCGCCTGCCGCTGGTAGCCGTGGACCTCTGGTACCACGTGGGCCCGCTGAACGAACGCGAGGGCCGCACCGGCTTTGCGCATCTCTTCGAGCACATGATGTTCGAGGGCTCCGAGCACGTCGGCGAGAAGGCACACATCAAGTATGTGCAGGGCGCAGGCGCAACGGACGTCAACGGCACCACGAACTTCGACCGAACCAACTACTTCGAGACCATGCCTGCGAACCAGCTTGAGCTGGCGATGTGGCTCGAAAGCGACCGCATGGGCTTCCTGCTCGAAGGCCTCGACCGCGTGAAGCTGACCAACCAGCGCGACGTTGTCCGCAACGAGCGCAGGCAGCATGAGGGCTCGCCCTACGATCTGGCCGAAGAGGCCGGCTATCATCTCCTCTTCCCCAAGGGACATCCTTACTACGCTTCCGTCATCGGATCGCACGCAGACATCGAAGCCGCGCGCATCGCGGACATCCGCGACTTCCACCAGCACTTCTACACGCCGAACAACGCCAGCATCGCCATCGCTGGAGACTTCAAGCCAGCAGAGTTGAAGGCCCTGCTGATGAAGTACTTTGCCCCCATCCCCGCCGGCCCAAAGGTCGACCCGGTCAACGTCGTGACGCCCGCTATCACCACGCAGAAGCGCGAGACCGTCACCGACACCGTGAAGCTGACGCGGCTCGACTTCTTCTTCCTGCTGCCTGCCGCGTACAAGCCCGGCGATGCGGACGCGCAGTTGCTCAGCCATATTCTCGGCGGAGCAAAGGCCAGCCGTCTCGACCAGGAGTTGGTCTATAAGCGCCAGATCGCGCAGGCTGTCTCCTGCGATGATGATGCGCTGACGTTGACCTCGGTCTTCTCATGCTCCATCACCGTGAAGCCGAATGTGAAGGCCGATGAGATCGAAGCCGCGTTCTGGGAGCAGATCGCGAAGCTGCAGACAGAAGGCCCGACGCAGGATGAGCTCGACTCCGCCCGCACCGTCGACCTGACGCGGAAGATCACCGGTCTGCAGCGCCTCGGCGGATTTGGCGGCATCGCCGACACGCTGAACAGCTATAACCAGATCGCTGGCGACCCTGGCTATCTGCCCAAGGACATCGCCCGCTTCGAGGCCGCAACGACTGCAAGCGTGAAGGGCGTCGCAGCGAAGTATCTAAACAAGAACCAGGCAGTCGTGGTGACCACGGTTCCCGGCAAGAAGGTCGTGGACGATGTGCCGCGCAGCCCGGAGAACACCGACGCCGATGTGAAGCTGGTGAATCCTTATACTCCGGAGTTTGAAAAGGCACAGGAGTGGCGCAAGACCGTACCGAAGCCCGGCCCGGAGCTCGCCTTCCACCTGCCCGTTCCGACTACGTTCACGTTGAAGAACGGCCTGAAGGTCTACCTGATCGAAGACTCGAATCTGCCCGTGGTTGCGGCCACATTGGTCAGCCGCGCCGGTGGCGAGGCAAACCCAACGGACAAGCCTGGGCTGGCATCCTTCACCGCATCGATGCTGGGTGAAGGCACGGAACTCCGCACCTCCACACAGCTTGCCGAAGCCGCCGAGCGCCTTGGAACTCGCGTCGGCGTAGGTGCGGGTATGGACAGCGCCAGCGGCGGCATCAGCGTGCTGAGTAACCATGCCGACGCAGCGCTTGACCTGTTGGCCGATGTCGTCGAGCATCCGGCGTTCCGCCCGCAGGACATCGACCGCCTCCGTAAGCAGCGCCTCATCGGCATCCAGCAGGAGTCGGACAACGTTGGGGCCATTGCCCAGCGCGTAGTTCCGCATGTGCTCTATGGCGATCAGCCTTACGGATTCACCGGCTCGGGAACGACGGCCAGCGTCGAAGGCATCTCGCGCGATGAGCTGAAGGCCTTCTGGGCAGGCCACTATGGTCCGGCTGACTCAGCTTTGATCTTCGCTGGAGACATCAAGGAGCGGGAGGCCCGCGAACTCGCCGAGAAGCACTTCGGCGCGTGGACGGGAGCCGCAACTGGAGCCGTCACACTGCCCCCGCCTCCCGCACCGCCGACGCCTCGCGTCGTCCTTGTCGATAAGCCCGGATCACCGCAGTCTGCCCTACAGGCGGCAGGTCTGGGTGTACCGCGCACATCGCCAGACCTCGAAGCCATCCAGGTGCTGAACTACACGCTGGGGGCAAGCTTCGCGAGCCGCATCAACATGAACCTCCGCGAGGTCCATGGCTATACCTACGGCGCTCGTTCCGGCTTCAGCCTCTACCGCGAAGGCGGCCCCTTCACCGCGGGCGGTCTGGTCAAGACCGACGTCACCGCCGCGGCAGCGAAGGAGCTGGACTTCGAACTGAAGCGCATCCTCACCGTGCCTCCCAGCGACGCCGAGATGAAAAGCGCCAAGGACGCGCTGGTGCAGTCGATTCCGGCGCTCTTCGAGACGACGGCTGCGACAGCGGGCGCGATGTCTTCCATCTTCCTCTACGATCGGCCGCTCGATTACTACTCGAAGCTGCCGGAGCGCTACACGAAGGTCGATCTGGCCGACGTGATCCGCGTGTCGAAGGAGACCATCCATCCCGATCAACTCGTCTACGTCATCGTTGGCGATAAGACGAAGATCGAACAAAGCCTGAAGGACCTGAACCTTGCGCCGATCGAGTACCGGGATGCGCTGGGCAACGTAGTGAAGTAA
- the sucD gene encoding succinate--CoA ligase subunit alpha — MSVLVDKNTRLIVQGITGREGTFHAKGCSEYSKQFGYDIVVGGVTPGKGGTTHEGWPVFNTVEEAVNATGANATVIFVPPPFAADGILEAAASDISLVICITEGIPTLDMVKVWEIVKSSKSTLIGPNCPGVISPGKAKIGIMPGRIHKEGSVGIVSKSGTLTYEAVYQLTTRGIGQSTAIGIGGDPIIGTTHIDALKLLNEDPETEAIIMIGEIGGSAEEAAAKYIAEHVKKPVVGFIAGQTAPPGRRMGHAGAIISGGEGTAAEKMKAMEAAGIHVVKSPAEIGEAMARVLGKV; from the coding sequence CACGCCAAAGGCTGCTCCGAATACTCCAAGCAGTTCGGCTACGACATCGTCGTCGGCGGAGTGACCCCAGGCAAGGGTGGCACCACCCACGAAGGCTGGCCCGTCTTCAACACGGTTGAAGAGGCCGTGAACGCGACCGGCGCAAACGCCACGGTCATCTTCGTTCCTCCACCGTTTGCCGCTGACGGAATCCTTGAGGCGGCAGCGAGTGATATTTCGCTCGTCATCTGCATCACCGAGGGCATCCCGACGCTCGACATGGTGAAGGTGTGGGAGATTGTGAAGTCTTCGAAATCGACGCTGATCGGGCCCAACTGCCCCGGCGTCATCTCGCCGGGCAAGGCTAAGATCGGCATCATGCCTGGGCGCATTCATAAGGAAGGCTCCGTAGGCATCGTCTCGAAGTCGGGCACGCTGACGTATGAGGCGGTGTATCAATTGACGACGCGTGGTATCGGGCAGTCGACGGCCATTGGCATCGGCGGCGATCCCATCATCGGCACTACTCATATCGACGCGCTGAAGCTGCTGAACGAAGACCCCGAGACCGAGGCGATCATCATGATCGGCGAGATTGGCGGCTCCGCCGAAGAGGCTGCGGCGAAGTACATTGCGGAGCATGTGAAGAAGCCGGTCGTAGGCTTTATCGCCGGTCAGACCGCGCCTCCTGGCCGCCGCATGGGCCACGCGGGAGCCATCATCTCTGGTGGCGAGGGCACGGCTGCGGAGAAGATGAAGGCCATGGAGGCGGCGGGGATTCATGTCGTGAAGTCGCCCGCGGAGATTGGTGAGGCGATGGCACGGGTTCTGGGTAAGGTTTAG